Proteins co-encoded in one Nonlabens agnitus genomic window:
- a CDS encoding VPS10 domain-containing protein, whose product MKHTLLLATLFVSIGVMAQQPTSAETYINDLKMQQESASTSLYKNLKFENVGPTIMSGRVVDVDVNPTDPTEMLVAYASGGLWHTTNNGTSFTPIMDNAMTINLGDIAVDWNSRTIWAGTGENNSSRSSYAGIGLLKSTDWGKTWSEPMLPASHHIGRILIDPADTNHVVVAVTGPLYSLSDDRGIYTTMDGGDSWKKTLFATNMAGFIDLAAAPENFNVMYAASWEKDRKAWNFDGDGEASAIYKSTDAGQTWNKISTAASGFPTGSGVGRIGLAVYDENTVYAIHDSQFRREKSDDDSASAKANSKDILTKDDFQGMTMDAFLQLEDKTLDKYLKENGFQEKYRAQNVKNMVRSGTAKPADLALYLEDANTQLFDTPVKGAELYRSNDGGATWSKTHEGQIDDVFYSYGYYFAQVRVDPKDVNKVYVMGVPIIKSADGGKTWINISRENVHADHHALWVDPNDSGHLVNGNDGGLNISYDDGETWIKNNSPSVGQFYAINYDLEEPYNVYGGLQDNGVWVGAHNARENRAWQQQGQYPWESIMGGDGMQIQIDSRNSDIVYTGYQFGNYYRINRETGDRTYIQPKHELGESPYRFNWQTPILLSPHNQDILYLGGNKLHRSFNQGTDFTAISPDLTQGIKEGNVAYGTLTTISESPFQFGMIYTGSDDGLVQLTKDGGVEWENLKGPWPANLWVSRVVASQHKKDRVYVTLNGYRNDDFTPYVFMSDDAGATWRSIAVQLPASPVNVIIEHPKDENMVFLGTDNAVWIAENGGAWSLLNPDMPPVAVHDLKIQPKANDLLVGTHGRSIYKVNLDALTLVKAGPAENAMGYYSKKIRLAPIDGFRASNRYGAVRFLSDESPEPSVEIAFYSPEAGKVKMEVLNADGKTIQEKTIDAIDGLNFYEYNGSVSEAGVKRFDKKDAPKKADNGNYYLPAGTYSIKLSGKGGSASEKFEVK is encoded by the coding sequence ATGAAGCATACCTTACTACTCGCGACCCTATTTGTATCTATAGGCGTAATGGCACAGCAGCCCACCAGCGCTGAAACTTACATCAATGACCTGAAGATGCAGCAAGAGTCTGCCTCAACTTCTCTGTATAAGAACCTAAAATTTGAGAATGTAGGACCTACCATCATGTCGGGCCGTGTGGTAGATGTGGACGTCAACCCTACAGACCCTACTGAGATGCTCGTGGCTTATGCCAGCGGTGGTCTATGGCACACGACTAACAACGGCACCAGCTTTACTCCTATTATGGACAACGCGATGACCATCAACCTGGGCGATATCGCCGTTGACTGGAATTCCCGTACCATCTGGGCAGGAACTGGTGAGAACAATTCAAGCCGCAGCAGTTATGCAGGAATAGGACTTTTAAAATCTACTGATTGGGGAAAGACCTGGAGTGAGCCCATGCTGCCAGCATCACATCATATAGGTCGCATTTTGATCGATCCAGCAGATACTAATCACGTCGTGGTTGCAGTAACTGGTCCTTTGTATAGTTTGAGCGACGATCGTGGGATCTATACTACCATGGATGGTGGCGATAGCTGGAAAAAGACGCTTTTTGCTACTAATATGGCTGGGTTTATCGACCTGGCAGCAGCTCCTGAAAATTTCAATGTGATGTATGCCGCAAGCTGGGAAAAGGATCGCAAAGCCTGGAATTTTGATGGTGATGGTGAAGCTAGCGCAATCTATAAGAGCACAGACGCTGGTCAGACCTGGAATAAGATCTCTACTGCCGCAAGTGGCTTCCCAACTGGTTCAGGTGTTGGAAGAATAGGTCTTGCCGTGTATGATGAGAATACAGTGTATGCCATTCACGATTCTCAATTTAGAAGAGAGAAGAGTGATGATGATTCCGCTTCCGCGAAAGCGAACTCCAAAGACATCCTTACCAAAGACGATTTTCAAGGAATGACCATGGACGCCTTTTTGCAACTGGAAGACAAAACACTAGACAAGTATCTCAAAGAGAATGGCTTCCAGGAAAAATATCGCGCCCAAAATGTTAAAAACATGGTGCGCAGCGGTACCGCAAAACCTGCAGATCTTGCATTGTACCTAGAGGACGCTAACACTCAATTATTTGATACACCTGTCAAAGGAGCAGAATTGTACCGCTCTAACGATGGCGGCGCTACCTGGTCTAAAACCCATGAAGGACAGATTGACGATGTGTTCTACAGTTACGGATATTACTTTGCTCAGGTACGTGTCGACCCAAAAGATGTCAATAAGGTGTATGTCATGGGTGTGCCCATTATCAAATCTGCCGATGGTGGAAAGACGTGGATCAATATCTCAAGAGAAAATGTGCATGCAGACCATCATGCCCTATGGGTTGATCCTAACGACAGCGGTCACCTAGTAAATGGAAATGATGGCGGTTTGAATATTTCTTATGATGATGGAGAAACGTGGATCAAAAACAATTCGCCTAGTGTAGGCCAGTTCTATGCGATCAACTATGACCTAGAAGAGCCCTATAATGTATATGGTGGTTTACAGGACAATGGTGTATGGGTTGGTGCTCACAATGCTCGTGAGAACCGCGCATGGCAACAGCAAGGTCAATATCCATGGGAATCCATAATGGGTGGTGATGGTATGCAGATCCAGATCGATTCTAGAAATAGCGATATTGTATACACTGGATATCAATTTGGAAATTACTACAGAATCAATAGGGAAACAGGCGATAGAACCTACATCCAACCCAAGCATGAGTTAGGTGAATCTCCTTATAGATTTAACTGGCAAACACCTATACTGCTAAGCCCACACAACCAAGACATTCTTTACCTGGGCGGTAATAAACTACACCGCAGTTTCAATCAGGGAACTGATTTTACTGCGATCTCTCCAGATTTGACTCAAGGTATCAAAGAAGGTAACGTTGCCTATGGCACTTTGACGACCATAAGCGAATCTCCGTTTCAATTTGGGATGATCTACACTGGATCTGATGATGGATTGGTACAATTGACTAAAGATGGTGGTGTTGAATGGGAGAATTTAAAAGGTCCATGGCCAGCAAATTTATGGGTGAGCCGTGTCGTTGCCTCGCAACATAAAAAAGATCGTGTATATGTGACTCTAAATGGCTACCGTAACGACGACTTTACTCCTTACGTCTTCATGAGCGATGACGCTGGTGCAACCTGGAGAAGCATTGCAGTGCAGTTGCCAGCGTCACCTGTGAATGTCATTATAGAACACCCAAAAGATGAGAACATGGTGTTTTTAGGGACCGACAATGCCGTGTGGATTGCAGAAAATGGCGGCGCATGGTCACTATTGAATCCAGACATGCCACCTGTAGCCGTTCACGATCTAAAGATCCAACCAAAAGCCAATGACCTGCTAGTTGGAACGCATGGTCGTTCTATTTATAAAGTAAATCTAGATGCGCTTACTCTTGTAAAAGCAGGGCCAGCAGAGAACGCAATGGGCTACTACAGTAAAAAGATCCGTCTAGCTCCTATCGATGGTTTTAGAGCAAGCAATCGCTATGGTGCCGTTAGATTCTTAAGTGATGAAAGTCCAGAGCCATCCGTAGAAATCGCCTTTTATAGCCCTGAAGCTGGAAAAGTCAAAATGGAAGTCCTCAATGCTGACGGTAAAACCATACAGGAGAAAACCATTGATGCCATTGACGGCCTTAATTTCTATGAATACAATGGATCTGTTTCTGAAGCTGGTGTAAAGCGTTTTGATAAAAAAGACGCTCCTAAAAAAGCAGACAACGGGAACTATTATCTACCCGCCGGGACCTACTCTATCAAACTTTCTGGAAAAGGTGGTAGTGCCAGTGAGAAATTTGAAGTGAAGTAA
- a CDS encoding aminopeptidase P family protein, translating to MKYDPIDNTLFKINRKNFMAQMKPESLAVFNSNDVFKTGADSTMPFKQHRDIFYLSGADQEDTILVLFPDCPDPAHREVLFVTETNDHIAVWEGEKLTKEKATEISGIETVYWLKEFDKKFFEMMTQASTIYFNTNEHYRQAVEMQTREDRFILKTKAQYPAHNYAKSAPIMQRLRAVKHPIELALMQRACDITNAGFRRVMDFVKPGVMEYVIEAEYLHEFIKSRSDGFAYTPIIASGNNANVLHYIENNQECKAGDLILMDVGATYANYSADMTRTIPVSGKFTKRQKEVYNAVNKVKNEATEMLVPGTLWKEYHVEVGNIMTRELLQLGLLDKADVQNENKEWPAYKKYFMHGTSHHIGLDTHDYGLLWEPMQANNVFTVEPGIYIPEEGFGIRLEDDVVIQEKGSPKNLMGDIPIEADEIEDLMNQ from the coding sequence ATGAAATACGATCCCATCGACAACACACTTTTCAAGATCAACCGTAAAAATTTCATGGCACAGATGAAGCCAGAAAGCCTTGCGGTGTTCAACTCCAACGATGTATTCAAAACAGGTGCAGACAGCACCATGCCATTCAAACAGCACAGAGATATTTTTTATCTAAGCGGTGCAGATCAAGAAGATACCATATTAGTGCTATTTCCTGATTGTCCAGACCCAGCGCACCGTGAGGTTCTTTTTGTGACGGAAACTAATGACCATATCGCCGTATGGGAAGGCGAGAAGTTGACTAAGGAAAAGGCGACTGAAATCTCTGGAATCGAGACCGTTTACTGGCTCAAGGAGTTTGACAAGAAATTCTTTGAAATGATGACGCAGGCGTCGACGATTTATTTCAACACTAATGAGCATTACCGTCAAGCGGTAGAGATGCAGACTCGTGAAGATCGATTTATTCTAAAGACCAAAGCGCAATATCCAGCGCACAATTATGCCAAAAGCGCACCCATCATGCAGCGATTGCGTGCCGTCAAACATCCTATTGAATTGGCATTGATGCAGCGAGCCTGTGACATTACAAATGCTGGTTTCCGTAGGGTGATGGACTTTGTCAAGCCAGGCGTCATGGAATATGTAATAGAAGCAGAATACCTGCATGAATTTATCAAAAGCCGCAGCGATGGTTTTGCGTATACGCCTATCATAGCTAGCGGCAACAATGCTAATGTATTGCATTATATAGAGAACAATCAAGAGTGCAAGGCAGGCGATTTGATCCTCATGGATGTTGGGGCAACCTATGCAAATTATTCGGCAGACATGACACGTACGATTCCCGTAAGTGGAAAGTTTACCAAACGCCAAAAGGAGGTTTACAACGCAGTCAACAAGGTCAAAAACGAAGCTACCGAAATGCTCGTTCCAGGAACCTTGTGGAAGGAATACCATGTAGAGGTTGGAAACATCATGACTCGAGAGCTGCTCCAATTAGGATTACTGGATAAGGCTGATGTTCAAAACGAAAACAAAGAATGGCCAGCTTACAAAAAGTACTTTATGCACGGGACATCACACCACATAGGTCTGGACACGCATGATTATGGTTTACTATGGGAACCTATGCAGGCGAACAACGTATTTACCGTTGAACCTGGAATTTACATTCCAGAAGAAGGCTTTGGGATACGACTGGAAGATGACGTAGTGATTCAAGAAAAGGGCAGTCCCAAAAATTTGATGGGTGACATTCCTATTGAAGCTGATGAAATTGAAGATTTAATGAATCAATAA
- a CDS encoding CNNM domain-containing protein, which produces MGLLILYAVVSIFFSFMCSILEAVLLSITPTFIKMKTTEGASYTTALTNLKNDVDKPLIAILTLNTLAHTVGAILVGVQAESMVSDGFQAAVFGIPLVGVVSGIMTILILVVSEIIPKTIGATYWQSLAGISTRILVGMVAFLKYTGILWVLQLTTRAIGKSAHMNTMTREEFLSITETAEEEGVFHPSEGQYIKSLMNFNKIEVKDIMTPRSVMFMASQKMLIKDFFAANQELRFSRIPVYGANRDDITGYVLKDAILADIIHDKPAETLEDLRREIALVRFDMPITQLFDQMIASKEHIALVLDDYGSVQGLATMEDVIETMLGLEIMDESDNVEDMQLLARKNWEKRSKQLGMETQSEEDLPADS; this is translated from the coding sequence ATGGGATTACTAATCCTTTATGCAGTAGTATCGATATTTTTCTCATTTATGTGTTCCATACTTGAGGCCGTACTGCTTTCCATCACTCCTACGTTTATCAAAATGAAAACGACTGAAGGAGCCAGCTACACCACAGCATTGACAAACCTTAAGAACGATGTGGACAAGCCGCTTATCGCGATTTTGACACTCAACACACTGGCACATACAGTTGGTGCGATTCTCGTGGGTGTACAGGCAGAAAGTATGGTGTCCGACGGTTTTCAAGCGGCAGTATTTGGGATTCCTCTTGTAGGTGTTGTATCTGGTATCATGACGATTTTGATTTTAGTGGTATCTGAAATCATCCCTAAAACCATAGGTGCTACCTACTGGCAAAGTCTGGCAGGCATTTCTACTCGCATTTTGGTAGGAATGGTAGCCTTTTTGAAATACACAGGTATTCTTTGGGTACTTCAATTAACGACAAGAGCCATTGGTAAAAGCGCGCATATGAACACCATGACGCGTGAAGAGTTTCTTTCCATTACAGAAACTGCCGAGGAAGAAGGCGTATTCCATCCTTCTGAAGGTCAGTATATCAAAAGCTTGATGAACTTTAACAAGATTGAGGTGAAGGACATCATGACGCCACGATCTGTGATGTTCATGGCGTCGCAAAAGATGTTGATCAAAGACTTTTTTGCAGCAAATCAGGAATTGCGATTTTCACGCATACCAGTTTATGGAGCTAATCGCGACGACATCACGGGTTACGTTTTAAAAGACGCCATTCTTGCAGATATCATTCACGATAAACCCGCCGAAACCCTGGAAGATCTGCGCCGTGAAATCGCGCTCGTTCGCTTTGACATGCCCATCACACAGCTTTTTGACCAGATGATAGCCAGCAAGGAACATATTGCGCTGGTCCTGGACGATTATGGTAGCGTGCAGGGTCTTGCCACCATGGAAGACGTGATTGAGACCATGTTGGGTCTTGAGATAATGGATGAAAGCGATAATGTCGAGGACATGCAGTTACTCGCTCGCAAGAACTGGGAAAAGCGCAGCAAACAACTGGGCATGGAAACCCAATCTGAAGAAGATCTTCCCGCAGATTCCTAA
- a CDS encoding C39 family peptidase codes for MIRKLYFRYITFVFLIVLSASLFGCEKDLVVEYDNCKHNASQSDVLQSHSINDLPILREKLSAIVNSSRTKDSGANTDVQFELFESFEIISVTLNEVTTYTLPIKQATNKKDQLSNLVLSYENDTLVKSHIFKYKGDLGFNDLENRKSGILFYGQLQIISVDQNIDLFAKTSSCYPIDILVCSWVDPDEGGGLYFAGANCTAAFISSMRFTFCPDGDKIIDISLNEGSGTTGGTTNGDGTEPGNFYHDGSPWVGNIGDPEHNYVTTPVPDPPCEQDPLSLTEGGCYDAQDNLEPIDDDPTNDIIIGSTNNTPGGDPYVPNDDDVFVLSDIPTTMSKQVGASCVSSSIEYVANVLGGETTRNEIDNWFLNTFKIMIPIQGVPFDKVSILVSHYLTTGPFIGIKEAIDAGNPYLTNIELSRTVDAEGNIFIDGHMVIIVGYHPNGDYIFMDPLAGSLREAPPSSFPNDFSYGGMITGVR; via the coding sequence ATGATTCGAAAATTATATTTTAGGTATATTACATTTGTCTTTTTGATCGTATTAAGTGCATCATTATTTGGTTGTGAAAAGGATCTTGTTGTTGAATATGATAATTGCAAGCATAATGCCTCCCAGAGCGACGTTCTGCAATCTCATAGCATTAACGACCTTCCAATATTAAGGGAGAAGCTTTCAGCAATTGTAAATAGTAGCAGGACAAAAGATTCTGGTGCAAATACTGATGTTCAATTTGAATTATTTGAGAGTTTTGAAATAATATCTGTAACACTTAATGAAGTAACAACCTACACGTTACCAATAAAGCAGGCCACAAATAAAAAAGATCAATTATCGAACCTTGTATTGAGCTATGAAAATGATACATTGGTCAAGTCACATATTTTCAAATATAAAGGGGATTTAGGGTTTAATGATTTGGAAAATCGAAAATCTGGAATTTTATTCTATGGCCAGCTACAAATAATAAGTGTTGATCAAAATATAGATCTATTTGCTAAAACCTCTAGTTGTTACCCTATTGATATTTTAGTTTGCAGTTGGGTGGACCCTGATGAAGGTGGCGGTTTGTATTTTGCAGGAGCTAATTGTACCGCTGCATTTATTTCCTCCATGCGGTTTACCTTTTGTCCCGATGGGGACAAAATAATTGATATCTCATTAAATGAAGGGTCAGGTACTACAGGTGGTACAACCAATGGAGATGGAACGGAACCTGGTAATTTCTATCATGATGGATCACCATGGGTAGGTAATATAGGAGATCCTGAGCACAACTATGTCACAACACCTGTACCTGATCCACCCTGCGAGCAAGATCCATTGAGTTTAACCGAAGGTGGTTGTTATGACGCTCAGGATAATTTAGAACCAATTGATGATGATCCAACAAATGATATTATTATTGGTAGCACTAATAATACTCCTGGAGGCGATCCTTACGTTCCGAATGATGATGACGTATTTGTATTATCTGATATACCAACAACTATGTCTAAACAAGTTGGTGCATCTTGTGTAAGTTCCTCAATAGAGTACGTTGCAAATGTTTTGGGAGGAGAAACTACTCGAAACGAGATTGATAATTGGTTTTTAAATACCTTTAAAATAATGATACCTATACAAGGAGTGCCATTTGATAAAGTATCTATACTTGTAAGCCATTACTTAACAACTGGCCCTTTTATAGGTATAAAAGAAGCTATTGATGCTGGAAACCCATATTTAACTAATATCGAATTATCCAGAACTGTAGATGCTGAAGGTAATATTTTTATAGATGGCCATATGGTTATTATTGTGGGTTATCACCCGAATGGAGATTATATATTTATGGATCCTCTAGCAGGATCGCTTAGAGAAGCACCACCATCAAGTTTTCCTAACGATTTTAGCTATGGAGGTATGATTACTGGAGTAAGATAA